TTTGCAATACCGTTTTCTTTTAAGATTTGCTGAAATGTTTCGCTAATTTCTCAACAATATCGGTCCATCCTTGTTCATGACTTTCTCTGGCTTCATCACTCAGACCTTCGTGAGTTAACGTTAATTCGGTCTTCTTACCTTTTTGAATCAGCTCGATTGTGACAAGAGTCGGGTTCATTCCTGTTGCTTTTGAAATCCAGGTAAATGCAAGCTTTTTTGGGCGGTCAAGAATTTTATATTCGCCTGTATGCTCAAATTCTCGTTCATCGTTCTTCATCACGATCCAGAATTTTCCACTGACTCGCGAATCGACGATTGCTTCTGTGTATTTCCATGGGCCTGGTACCATCCAGTCACGCAAACTCTCCGGATTGAGCCAGGCATCAAAGATTTCTTCCGGGGATGCATCAATGATTCTTTTTATCACCAACTTTCCGGGAGTAGTCATTTTTTTCTCCTTTGATTTTTTTCCGCTTGCTTATCAGATGATTTTCCAACGCAGCCAATTGCTCTTCCCAGAACTTCTCGTAAGTATCAATCCAGGCAGAAGCAGTACGAAGAGGCTCTACATTCAAACTACATTCGTGATTCCTACCGGAAATTCTTCTTTGAATCAGACCTGCACGTTCTAAAATCTTCAGATGCTTGGAAATTGCATTCAGCGAAACGTCAAAAGGCGCCGCTAATTCCGTTACTCGGGCAGGACCGCGCCGGAGCCGATCCAAAATTGCACGACGAGTTGGGTCAGAAAGCGCTAAAAAAGCATTATTTAAAGTCTCCGATTGATATTCAACCATAAGGTGTAATATACTTACAATTCTATGGGTGTCAAGATTTTTGAAATGAGAGTGGGATTTGCCTTTTATGCAGACAACCAGACCACCGGCACATCAAGACCCATTACATTATAAGAAATTGCTTTTTTGGTCATCTCCCTGATTGAAAAACCGCTCCCCGTGGGTGATTTATCCAGGGAATCGTCGAAAACACTGATTGTTTTTGCTTCTGAGCTTGGTTGCCCAGTATACGGTTTGATCGAACGACAGCTGCGGTGCTCTGATTCGGAGAATCTAGGTCCCGGGTTCCAGTTCTCCGACTGACTTCTTTGCTCTTGCGCGGGTGCGTTCGAAAACTCCGCGATTGGCGTCCGCTTTCGCTCGCTCGTTTCCGAACGGATCGATCAAATGAAGATCCAGATCTGTAGCGCTCTGAAAGGGAACGGTTGGCCACCACAATGCCGCATCGAGTCGGAGATTGTTCAGTCCAACCTGGATCGGAATGTCAACTTCGGCGACAGGTACAGGATCACCCGGCTCCGGCGGATCGCTGATGATAACAGGTTCCATCATCACTTTACCCCAATTCGCGAATCCGCACGTGGGAAGTTCAATTGG
This window of the bacterium genome carries:
- a CDS encoding SRPBCC domain-containing protein gives rise to the protein MTTPGKLVIKRIIDASPEEIFDAWLNPESLRDWMVPGPWKYTEAIVDSRVSGKFWIVMKNDEREFEHTGEYKILDRPKKLAFTWISKATGMNPTLVTIELIQKGKKTELTLTHEGLSDEARESHEQGWTDIVEKLAKHFSKS
- a CDS encoding metalloregulator ArsR/SmtB family transcription factor, whose protein sequence is MVEYQSETLNNAFLALSDPTRRAILDRLRRGPARVTELAAPFDVSLNAISKHLKILERAGLIQRRISGRNHECSLNVEPLRTASAWIDTYEKFWEEQLAALENHLISKRKKIKGEKNDYSRKVGDKKNH